In the Anoplopoma fimbria isolate UVic2021 breed Golden Eagle Sablefish chromosome 7, Afim_UVic_2022, whole genome shotgun sequence genome, one interval contains:
- the eif4e2rs1 gene encoding eukaryotic translation initiation factor 4E family member 2 related sequence 1: MNQPERSRDEEDQEETECHHDNSDGINNNNNNNRRKTVCPGVGEHPLQYNYTFWYSRRTPSRPASSQSYEQNIRQIGSVASVEQFWRFYSHLIRPGDLSGHSDFHLFKEGIKPMWEDDSNRSGGKWIIRLRKGLASRFWENIILAMMGEQFMVGEEICGAVVSIRFQEDILSIWNRTSNDQTTTSRIRDTLRRVLNLPANTIMEYKTHNDSLRDNSSFRNTKISL; encoded by the exons ttCAAGAGATGAGGAGGACCAGGAAGAGACGGagtgtcaccatgacaacagtgacgggatcaacaacaacaacaacaacaaccgcCGCAAG ACGGTGTGTCCAGGTGTAGGTGAACATCCCCTCCAGTATAACTACACCTTCTGGTACAGCAGAAGAACCCCGAGTCGTCCTGCAAGTTCTCAGAGTTACGAACAAAACATCAGACAGATCGGCAGCGTGGCatcg GTGGAGCAGTTCTGGAGGTTCTACAGTCACCTGATCAGACCAGGTgatctgagtggacacagtgaCTTCCACCTGTTCAAGGAGGGAATCAAACCCATGTGGGAG GATGATTCCAACCGCAGTGGGGGGAAGTGGATCATTCGTCTCCGTAAAGGTTTAGCCAGTCGGTTCTGGGAGAACATCATACTGGCCATGATGGGAGAGCAGTTCATGGTGGGAGAGGAGATCTGTGGAGCAGTGGTCTCCATACGCTTCCAG GAGGACATCTTGTCGATCTGGAACAGAACATCCAACGACCAAACGACAACATCCAGAATCAGAGACACTCTCAGACGAGTCCTGAACCTTCCAGCCAACACCATCATGGAGTACAAGACCCACAACGACAGTCTCAG ggacAACTCGAGCTTCAGAAACACCAAGATCTCtctctga